A genomic stretch from Verrucomicrobiota bacterium includes:
- the crtI gene encoding phytoene desaturase family protein produces the protein MMQPKRVNIIGAGPGGLASAMLLAKAGLDVHVFEKQPRVGGRTSAIEKDGFRFDMGPTFFMYPEILAEIFSSCGFSLDKEIELKSLDPFYRLIFEKGGQIEATPDVENMRRQIAAISPVDADQFPKFLEDNREKFKAFKPVLQKPFSRLTDLLDPNLLKSVPRLRPGTSVDTDLRRFFEDDRVRVAFSFQSKYLGMSPFRCPSLFTILSFLEYEYGVHHPIGGCAAISEGMARCARRLGATIHLGEEVTGLTFSGRTLTGVQTADGEHSADATIINADFAHAMRKLVPDALRKRWSNRSIDRKKFSCSTFMMYLGIEGSYSHLHHHNIFIAEDYAKNLREIEDEHTLSEDPSFYVQNPGVTDPTLAPEGMSTLYVLAPVSHQHGNIDWTEAKVPFRQKIIEQMEKMGISGLESRIRSETIYTPDDWQAQQSIHMGATFNLAHNFGQMLNLRPRNRFEDLGQTYLVGGGTHPGSGLPVIFESARISSSLLLKDLGVASDWIRGGRPEELLGLEPKVGFAS, from the coding sequence ATGATGCAACCAAAGCGAGTGAACATCATCGGAGCCGGTCCGGGGGGGCTGGCTTCGGCGATGCTCTTGGCCAAAGCCGGACTAGACGTGCACGTGTTTGAAAAACAGCCACGAGTCGGCGGACGGACCTCCGCCATCGAAAAGGATGGCTTCCGCTTCGACATGGGGCCGACCTTCTTCATGTATCCGGAGATTTTGGCGGAGATCTTTTCTTCCTGCGGCTTCTCGCTCGACAAAGAGATTGAACTCAAATCTCTCGATCCCTTTTACCGTCTGATTTTTGAAAAGGGCGGGCAGATCGAAGCCACGCCCGACGTCGAAAACATGCGACGCCAAATCGCGGCCATCTCGCCCGTCGATGCCGATCAATTCCCCAAGTTCTTGGAAGACAACCGGGAGAAGTTCAAAGCCTTCAAGCCCGTCCTGCAAAAGCCGTTTAGTCGGCTGACTGACCTCCTCGATCCCAATCTCCTCAAAAGCGTCCCCCGGCTCCGTCCCGGCACCTCGGTCGACACCGACCTGCGCCGTTTCTTTGAAGATGATCGAGTCCGGGTCGCCTTTAGTTTCCAGTCAAAATACCTCGGGATGTCGCCCTTCCGCTGTCCCAGCCTCTTCACGATTCTCTCCTTCCTGGAATATGAGTACGGCGTCCATCACCCCATCGGAGGCTGTGCCGCCATTTCCGAGGGCATGGCGCGCTGCGCCCGGCGCCTCGGCGCCACCATTCATCTGGGCGAGGAAGTGACCGGGCTGACCTTCTCGGGTCGCACCTTGACCGGAGTTCAGACTGCCGATGGGGAGCACAGCGCGGATGCCACCATCATCAACGCCGACTTCGCCCACGCCATGCGGAAGCTTGTTCCGGACGCGCTCCGGAAACGTTGGAGCAATCGCTCGATCGATCGCAAGAAATTCTCTTGCTCGACCTTCATGATGTATCTCGGGATCGAGGGCAGCTACTCTCATCTCCACCACCACAACATCTTCATCGCCGAAGACTACGCCAAAAATCTCCGGGAGATTGAGGACGAACACACCCTCTCCGAAGACCCCTCTTTCTATGTGCAAAATCCCGGCGTGACCGACCCCACGCTCGCCCCCGAGGGCATGAGCACCCTCTACGTGCTCGCTCCAGTCTCTCACCAGCACGGCAATATTGATTGGACGGAAGCCAAGGTTCCATTCCGCCAAAAAATCATCGAGCAAATGGAGAAAATGGGGATCAGCGGATTAGAGTCCCGCATTCGAAGCGAGACCATCTACACCCCAGACGATTGGCAAGCCCAACAGAGCATCCACATGGGCGCGACCTTCAATCTAGCCCACAACTTCGGCCAAATGCTCAACCTGCGACCGCGCAATCGCTTCGAAGATCTCGGACAGACCTACTTGGTCGGCGGCGGCACTCATCCCGGCAGCGGTCTTCCGGTCATCTTTGAATCCGCGCGCATCAGCTCCAGCCTCCTCCTGAAGGATCTCGGCGTGGCCAGCGATTGGATTCGCGGCGGGCGCCCGGAGGAACTCCTGGGTCTGGAGCCGAAGGTCGGCTTCGCCAGCTGA